Genomic DNA from Veillonella criceti:
AGGTGTGCATGTGTTTTTTTAGCCGTTCAAAAAAGGTGATGGCTGTTGCCGAATCTAAGGCTGAGCTAGGTTCATCCCACATGTAAATATCGGCGTCTAAAGAGAGCATAATCGCATTAAAAACACGTTGTTTTTCGCCGCCTGATAAATTAGTGACGGCTTGATTTACTGTAAATGGAGCAACGGCGATGTGTAAATACTGTTCCATCTCTGAATCCGTTGGGGCCGTGGATTTACGGTACTGATGAAATGTTCGGAAGTTATCTTTAATACTTCCTCCGAATAGGAAGACATCTTGATTCACTAAAATAATTTGTTGGCGGAGTTCCAATGTATTTATAGTTTGAATATCTGTACCTTTAAAATAGATAGTCCCTCGAGAGGGGTTGACAGTTGCATTAAATAAATGAAATAATGTACTTTTCCCACAGCCACTAGGCCCTTGTAAAAAAGTCATTTTACCTTGGGGAATTGTT
This window encodes:
- a CDS encoding ABC transporter ATP-binding protein; amino-acid sequence: MNVLSTTRLAFQDAIFYPDLTIPQGKMTFLQGPSGCGKSTLFHLFNATVNPSRGTIYFKGTDIQTINTLELRQQIILVNQDVFLFGGSIKDNFRTFHQYRKSTAPTDSEMEQYLHIAVAPFTVNQAVTNLSGGEKQRVFNAIMLSLDADIYMWDEPSSALDSATAITFFERLKKHMHTYNKTCLVISHDDGLYPKFSDHLIELKAKEKARKLFHM